One stretch of Zootoca vivipara chromosome 8, rZooViv1.1, whole genome shotgun sequence DNA includes these proteins:
- the LOC118089974 gene encoding leukocyte elastase inhibitor-like — protein MEELSTANGGFAIDFFKQVCKAQSNKNILFSPWSISSIMATLYLGAKGRTAEQIAEVLHFNKSGRSEAAHAMRHPRGYFKMEQLLNNPCIAIRKPPPETSSNIHSRFLELSQEINKPTKHFLLRSVNQLYGDKSVPLQKEFMLSMKKYYNAEPQTVNFQEATEEVRKEINAWVEHQTEGKIQNLLDEGSINSLTELILVNALYFRGNWAKTFKKKDTTEQPFRLNKQTSKPVKMMFQHDNFNWNYIKEVKTQILELQYVNNELSMFILLPDDIADDTTGLEMLEKKLTYEALSKWTSPEEMEEIEANVYLPRTQLEDHYELKAALTSMGITDAFTVGQANFTGMSEKSNLILSHVFHKCFVDINEEGTEAAASTGATIDGRSTAGATLFAADHPFLFFIRHNETKNILFWGRFCGP, from the exons ATGGAGGAACTGAGTACAGCCAATGGTGGTTTTGCCATTGATTTTTTCAAACAAGTGTGCAAGGCTCAAAGCAACAAAAACATCCTATTCTCACCATGGAGTATCTCGTCTATTATGGCCACACTGTACCTTGGAGCCAAAGGCCGTACTGCAGAGCAGATAGCAGAG gTGCTTCACTTTAACAAATCTGGGAGAAGTGAGGCTGCCCACGCTATGAGACACCCACGAGGGTACTTCAAAATGGAGCAGCTATTGAATAACCCCTGCATCGCTATTCGGAAG CCCCCTCCTGAAACATCAAGCAACATACATTCAAGATTCCTGGAACTTAGTCAAGAAATCAACAAACCTACAAAGCATTTTCTGCTTCGAAGTGTTAACCAGTTATATGGAGACAAATCGGTGCCTCTCCAAAAA gaatTCATGTTGTCAATGAAGAAATACTATAATGCGGAGCCACAAACAGTGAACTTTCAAGAAGCCACGGAAGAAGTCAGAAAAGAGATCAATGCTTGGGTTGAACACCAGACAGAAG GTAAAATACAGAATCTGTTGGATGAGGGGTCTATCAATTCGCTTACCGAGCTGATCTTAGTAAATGCACTGTACTTCAGAGGAAACTGGGCAAAGACATTTAAGAAAAAAGACACAACAGAGCAGCCCTTCAGACTTAACAAG CAAACAAGTAAGCCGGTGAAGATGATGTTCCAGCACGATAACTTCAATTGGAACTACATAAAAGAAGTGAAGACTCAGATTCTTGAGCTCCAATATGTCAACAATGAGCTCAGCATGTTTATACTCCTCCCTGATGACATCGCTGATGACACCACTGGCCTGGAAATG CTAGAAAAGAAATTGACTTATGAGGCCTTATCCAAGTGGACCAGCccagaagaaatggaagaaattgAAGCAAATGTGTATCTTCCTAGGACCCAGTTAGAAGATCACTATGAGCTAAAGGCAGCTTTGACCAGCATGGGGATAACAGACGCCTTCACTGTAGGCCAAGCCAATTTCACTGGAATGTCTGAAAAAAGCAACCTGATTTTGTCCCATGTTTTCCACAAGTGCTTTGTTGACATTAACGAAGAGGGCACAGAGGCGGCTGCTTCGACAGGCGCTACTATAGATGGACGAAGTACCGCGGGTGCAACTTTGTTTGCAGCTGACCACCCTTTCCTCTTTTTCATCCGGCATAATGAAACCAAAAACATCCTCTTCTGGGGCAGATTCTGTGGCCCTTAA